A genomic window from Rattus norvegicus strain BN/NHsdMcwi chromosome 9, GRCr8, whole genome shotgun sequence includes:
- the Zfand2b gene encoding AN1-type zinc finger protein 2B translates to MEFPDLGAHCSEPSCQRLDFLPLKCDACSGIFCADHVAYAHHHCGSAYQKDIQVPVCPLCNVPVPVARGEPPDRAVGEHIDRDCRSDPAQQKRKIFTNKCERSGCRQREMMKLTCDRCGRNFCIKHRHPLDHDCSGEGHPTSRAGLAAISRAQGLASTSTVPSPSRTLPSSSSPSRATPQLPPRTTSPVIALQNGLSEDEALQRALELSLAEAKPQIPSSQEEEDLALAQALSASEAEYQQQQAQSRSLKPSNCSLC, encoded by the exons ATGGAGTTTCCGGACCTCGGGGCTCACTGTTCCGAGCCGAGCTGTCAGCGCTTGG ATTTTTTGCCACTCAAATGCGATGCCTGCTCCGGCATCTTCTGCGCAGACCATGTGGCCTACGCCCATCATCACTGTGGATCAGCTTACCAAAAG GATATCCAGGTACCTGTGTGCCCGCTCTGTAATGTGCCTGTGCCGGTAGCCAGAGGGGAGCCTCCTGACCGGGCCGTAGGAGAGCATATTGACAGAGACTGTCGCTCTGATCCGGCACAGCAAAAACGCAAG ATCTTCACCAATAAGTGTGAACGATCTGGCTGCCGGCAGCGAGAGATGATGAAACTGACTTGTGACCGCTGTGGCCGAAATTTCTGCATCAAGCACCGTCACCCACTGGACCATGATTGCTCTGGTGAAGGTCATCCGACCAGCCGGGCAGG GCTTGCTGCTATCTCCAGAGCACAAGGTCTGGCTTCTACAAGCACTGTCCCCAGTCCAAGTCGGACCTTGCCTTCGTCATCCTCCCCCAGCAG AGCCACACCCCAGCTTCCACCCAGGACAACCTCTCCAGTTATTGCTTTGCAGAATGGCTTG AGTGAGGACGAGGCCCTGCAGCGTGCCCTGGAACTATCCCTTGCGGAGGCTAAACCCCAGATCCCAAG TTCTCAAGAGGAAGAAGACCTGGCGTTAGCACAGGCGCTGTCAGCCAGTGAGGCAGAGTACCAACAGCAGCAG GCGCAGAGCCGTAGCTTGAAGCCGTCCAACTGCAGCCTGTGCTAG
- the Zfand2b gene encoding AN1-type zinc finger protein 2B isoform X1 codes for MEFPDLGAHCSEPSCQRLDFLPLKCDACSGIFCADHVAYAHHHCGSAYQKDIQVPVCPLCNVPVPVARGEPPDRAVGEHIDRDCRSDPAQQKRKIFTNKCERSGCRQREMMKLTCDRCGRNFCIKHRHPLDHDCSGEGHPTSRAGLAAISRAQGLASTSTVPSPSRTLPSSSSPSRATPQLPPRTTSPVIALQNGLSEDEALQRALELSLAEAKPQIPSSQEEEDLALAQALSASEAEYQQQQGTQGKEAQRSLDHRDKQE; via the exons ATGGAGTTTCCGGACCTCGGGGCTCACTGTTCCGAGCCGAGCTGTCAGCGCTTGG ATTTTTTGCCACTCAAATGCGATGCCTGCTCCGGCATCTTCTGCGCAGACCATGTGGCCTACGCCCATCATCACTGTGGATCAGCTTACCAAAAG GATATCCAGGTACCTGTGTGCCCGCTCTGTAATGTGCCTGTGCCGGTAGCCAGAGGGGAGCCTCCTGACCGGGCCGTAGGAGAGCATATTGACAGAGACTGTCGCTCTGATCCGGCACAGCAAAAACGCAAG ATCTTCACCAATAAGTGTGAACGATCTGGCTGCCGGCAGCGAGAGATGATGAAACTGACTTGTGACCGCTGTGGCCGAAATTTCTGCATCAAGCACCGTCACCCACTGGACCATGATTGCTCTGGTGAAGGTCATCCGACCAGCCGGGCAGG GCTTGCTGCTATCTCCAGAGCACAAGGTCTGGCTTCTACAAGCACTGTCCCCAGTCCAAGTCGGACCTTGCCTTCGTCATCCTCCCCCAGCAG AGCCACACCCCAGCTTCCACCCAGGACAACCTCTCCAGTTATTGCTTTGCAGAATGGCTTG AGTGAGGACGAGGCCCTGCAGCGTGCCCTGGAACTATCCCTTGCGGAGGCTAAACCCCAGATCCCAAG TTCTCAAGAGGAAGAAGACCTGGCGTTAGCACAGGCGCTGTCAGCCAGTGAGGCAGAGTACCAACAGCAGCAG GGTACACAGGGAAAGGAAGCACAGAGAAGCCTGGATCACAGAGACAAGCAGGAGTAA
- the Abcb6 gene encoding ATP-binding cassette sub-family B member 6, with amino-acid sequence MVTVGNYCEAEGPAGPAWTQNGLSPCFFYTLVPSTLMTLGVLALVLVLPCRRREVPAGTEELSWAAGPRVAPYALQLSLAILQMALPLASLAGRVGTARGVRLPGYLLLASVLESLASACGLWLLVVERSQARQSLAMGVWMKFRHSLGLLLLWTVTFAAENLVLVSWNSPQWWWSRADLGQQVQFGLWVLRYMTSGGLFILGLWAPGLRPQSYTLHVNEEDQDGGRNQGRSTDPRSTWRDLGRKLRLLSGYLWPRGSPSLQLTVLLCMGLMGLDRALNVLVPIFYRDIVNLLTSKAPWSSLAWTVTTYVFLKFLQGGGTGSTGFVSNLRTFLWIRVQQFTSRGVELRLFSHLHELSLRWHLGRRTGEVLRIVDRGTSSVTGLLSYLVFNIIPTLADIIIGIIYFSMFFNAWFGLIVFLCMSLYLILTIMVTEWRAKFRRDMNTQENATRARAVDSLLNFETVKYYNAEGYELERYREAILKFQGLEWKSTASLVLLNQTQNMVIGFGLLAGSLLCAYFVSERRLQVGDFVLFGTYITQLYMPLNWFGTYYRMIQTNFIDMENMFDLLKEETEVKDVPGAGPLRFHKGRVEFENVHFSYADGRETLQDVSFTVMPGQTVALVGPSGAGKSTILRLLFRFYDISSGCIRIDGQDISQVTQISLRSHIGVVPQDTVLFNDTIANNIRYGRVTAGDSEIQAAAQAAGIHDAILSFPEGYETQVGERGLKLSGGEKQRVAIARTILKAPDIILLDEATSALDTSNERAIQASLAKVCTNRTTIVVAHRLSTVVNADQILVIKDGCIIERGRHEALLSRGGVYAEMWQLQQQGQETVPEDS; translated from the exons atggtgactgtgggcaactACTGCGAGGCCGAAGGGCCGGCGGGGCCGGCATGGACTCAGAATGGCTTGAGTCCCTGCTTCTTCTACACTCTAGTGCCCTCGACACTCATGACTTTGGGGGTACTGGCCTTGGTGCTGGTTCTTCCCTGCAGGCGTCGGGAGGTGCCTGCTGGCACAGAGGAGCTATCTTGGGCGGCTGGCCCTCGGGTCGCTCCCTATGCGCTGCAGCTGTCTCTGGCGATACTTCAGATGGCACTGCCCCTGGCCAGTCTGGCTGGCCGAGTGGGCACTGCTCGGGGGGTCCGCCTGCCAGGTTACCTACTGCTGGCTTCTGTGCTGGAGAGTCTAGCCAGTGCCTGTGGCTTGTGGCTGCTCGTGGTGGAACGGAGCCAGGCACGGCAGAGTCTGGCAATGGGCGTCTGGATGAAGTTCAGGCATAGCTTGGGTCTTCTGCTCCTCTGGACTGTGACATTTGCAGCCGAGAACTTGGTCCTGGTATCTTGGAACAGCCCACAGTGGTGGTGGTCCAGGGCAGATCTGGGCCAGCAG GTTCAATTTGGCCTATGGGTCCTGCGTTATATGACCTCTGGAGGGCTATTTATCCTGGGGCTCTGGGCCCCTGGACTTCGCCCCCAGTCTTATACCCTACATGTTAATGAAGAAGACCAAGATGGAGGAAGGAACCAG GGCCGCTCAACAGACCCACGATCCACTTGGAGAGACCTCGGCAGGAAGCTTCGACTGCTGAGTGGCTACTTGTGGCCTCGGGGGAGTCCATCTCTGCAGCTGACTGTGCTCCTATGCATGGGCCTCATGGGGTTGGACCGAGCACTCAATGTGTTGGTCCCCATCTTCTATAGGGACATTG TGAACTTACTGACTTCGAAGGCTCCTTGGAGCTCCCTGGCCTGGACCGTTACCACCTATGTCTTCCTCAAGTTCCTGCAGGGGGGTGGCACTGGCAGTACAG GTTTTGTGAGCAACCTTCGAACCTTCCTGTGGATCCGGGTGCAGCAGTTCACGTCCCGAGGTGTGGAACTCCGTCTCTTCTCTCATCTGCATGAACTCTCACTGCGCTGGCACCTGGGCCGTCGGACTGGGGAGGTGCTTCGGATTGTGGACCGGGGAACATCCAGTGTCACAGGACTGCTCAG CTACCTGGTGTTCAACATCATCCCCACCCTGGCCGACATCATCATTGGCATCATCTACTTCAGCATGTTCTTCAATGCCTGGTTTGGCCTCATTGTGTTCCTGTGCATGAGTCTTTACCTCA TCCTCACTATTATGGTCACTGAGTGGAGAGCCAAGTTTCGCCGTGATATGAACACACAGGAAAATGCCACCCGGGCACGAGCAGTAGACTCTCTGCTAAACTTTGAGACG GTGAAATACTACAATGCGGAGGGTTATGAGTTAGAACGCTATCGAGAGGCCATCCTCAAGTTTCAG GGTTTGGAGTGGAAGTCAACGGCTTCACTGGTTTTACTGAATCAGACCCAGAACATGGTGATTGGATTTGGGCTCCTTGCTGGCTCCTTGCTTTGTGCATACTTCGTCAGCGAGCGACGGCTACAG GTTGGGGACTTTGTGCTTTTTGGCACTTATATCACCCAACTGTACATGCCTCTCAACTGGTTCGGCACCTACTACAG AATGATCCAGACTAACTTCATTGACATGGAGAACATGTTTGACTTGTTGAAAGAGGAAACAGAG GTGAAGGACGTCCCTGGAGCAGGGCCCCTTCGTTTTCATAAGGGCCGGGTTGAGTTTGAAAATGTGCACTTCAGCTACGCTGATGG GCGGGAGACCTTACAAGATGTGTCCTTCACTGTGATGCCTGGACAGACGGTGGCTCTG GTAGGCCCATCTGGGGCAGGAAAGAGCACAATTTTACGCCTGCTGTTTCGCTTCTATGACATCAGCTCTGGCTGCATCCGAATAGATGGACAGGACATTTCACAG GTAACCCAGATCTCTCTCCGGTCTCACATTGGAGTTGTGCCCCAGGACACTGTCCTCTTCAACGACACCATTGCCAACAATATCCGCTATGGCCGTGTTACAGCTGGGGACAGTGAGATACAGGCTGCTGCTCAGGCTGCGGGCATCCATGATGCCATCTTGTCTTTCCCTGAAG GGTATGAGACACAGGTTGGGGAGCGGGGTCTGAAGCTGAGTGGTGGCGAGAAGCAGCGAGTGGCCATTGCCCGCACCATCCTTAAGGCTCCTGACATCATTCTGCTGGATGAG GCAACATCAGCACTGGATACATCTAATGAGAGAGCCATCCAGGCCTCTCTGGCCAAAGTCTGCACCAACCGCACCACCATCGTAGTAGCACACAG GCTCTCAACTGTGGTCAATGCTGACCAGATTCTTGTCATCAAGGATGGCTGCATCATAGAGAGAGGAAG GCACGAAGCCCTGCTATCCCGAGGTGGCGTGTATGCTGAGATGTGGCAGCTGCAGCAGCAAGGACAAGAAACTGTCCCTGAAGACTCTTAA
- the Abcb6 gene encoding ATP-binding cassette sub-family B member 6 isoform X2, translating to MLNLLTSKAPWSSLAWTVTTYVFLKFLQGGGTGSTGFVSNLRTFLWIRVQQFTSRGVELRLFSHLHELSLRWHLGRRTGEVLRIVDRGTSSVTGLLSYLVFNIIPTLADIIIGIIYFSMFFNAWFGLIVFLCMSLYLILTIMVTEWRAKFRRDMNTQENATRARAVDSLLNFETVKYYNAEGYELERYREAILKFQGLEWKSTASLVLLNQTQNMVIGFGLLAGSLLCAYFVSERRLQVGDFVLFGTYITQLYMPLNWFGTYYRMIQTNFIDMENMFDLLKEETEVKDVPGAGPLRFHKGRVEFENVHFSYADGRETLQDVSFTVMPGQTVALVGPSGAGKSTILRLLFRFYDISSGCIRIDGQDISQVTQISLRSHIGVVPQDTVLFNDTIANNIRYGRVTAGDSEIQAAAQAAGIHDAILSFPEGYETQVGERGLKLSGGEKQRVAIARTILKAPDIILLDEATSALDTSNERAIQASLAKVCTNRTTIVVAHRLSTVVNADQILVIKDGCIIERGRHEALLSRGGVYAEMWQLQQQGQETVPEDS from the exons ATGT TGAACTTACTGACTTCGAAGGCTCCTTGGAGCTCCCTGGCCTGGACCGTTACCACCTATGTCTTCCTCAAGTTCCTGCAGGGGGGTGGCACTGGCAGTACAG GTTTTGTGAGCAACCTTCGAACCTTCCTGTGGATCCGGGTGCAGCAGTTCACGTCCCGAGGTGTGGAACTCCGTCTCTTCTCTCATCTGCATGAACTCTCACTGCGCTGGCACCTGGGCCGTCGGACTGGGGAGGTGCTTCGGATTGTGGACCGGGGAACATCCAGTGTCACAGGACTGCTCAG CTACCTGGTGTTCAACATCATCCCCACCCTGGCCGACATCATCATTGGCATCATCTACTTCAGCATGTTCTTCAATGCCTGGTTTGGCCTCATTGTGTTCCTGTGCATGAGTCTTTACCTCA TCCTCACTATTATGGTCACTGAGTGGAGAGCCAAGTTTCGCCGTGATATGAACACACAGGAAAATGCCACCCGGGCACGAGCAGTAGACTCTCTGCTAAACTTTGAGACG GTGAAATACTACAATGCGGAGGGTTATGAGTTAGAACGCTATCGAGAGGCCATCCTCAAGTTTCAG GGTTTGGAGTGGAAGTCAACGGCTTCACTGGTTTTACTGAATCAGACCCAGAACATGGTGATTGGATTTGGGCTCCTTGCTGGCTCCTTGCTTTGTGCATACTTCGTCAGCGAGCGACGGCTACAG GTTGGGGACTTTGTGCTTTTTGGCACTTATATCACCCAACTGTACATGCCTCTCAACTGGTTCGGCACCTACTACAG AATGATCCAGACTAACTTCATTGACATGGAGAACATGTTTGACTTGTTGAAAGAGGAAACAGAG GTGAAGGACGTCCCTGGAGCAGGGCCCCTTCGTTTTCATAAGGGCCGGGTTGAGTTTGAAAATGTGCACTTCAGCTACGCTGATGG GCGGGAGACCTTACAAGATGTGTCCTTCACTGTGATGCCTGGACAGACGGTGGCTCTG GTAGGCCCATCTGGGGCAGGAAAGAGCACAATTTTACGCCTGCTGTTTCGCTTCTATGACATCAGCTCTGGCTGCATCCGAATAGATGGACAGGACATTTCACAG GTAACCCAGATCTCTCTCCGGTCTCACATTGGAGTTGTGCCCCAGGACACTGTCCTCTTCAACGACACCATTGCCAACAATATCCGCTATGGCCGTGTTACAGCTGGGGACAGTGAGATACAGGCTGCTGCTCAGGCTGCGGGCATCCATGATGCCATCTTGTCTTTCCCTGAAG GGTATGAGACACAGGTTGGGGAGCGGGGTCTGAAGCTGAGTGGTGGCGAGAAGCAGCGAGTGGCCATTGCCCGCACCATCCTTAAGGCTCCTGACATCATTCTGCTGGATGAG GCAACATCAGCACTGGATACATCTAATGAGAGAGCCATCCAGGCCTCTCTGGCCAAAGTCTGCACCAACCGCACCACCATCGTAGTAGCACACAG GCTCTCAACTGTGGTCAATGCTGACCAGATTCTTGTCATCAAGGATGGCTGCATCATAGAGAGAGGAAG GCACGAAGCCCTGCTATCCCGAGGTGGCGTGTATGCTGAGATGTGGCAGCTGCAGCAGCAAGGACAAGAAACTGTCCCTGAAGACTCTTAA
- the Abcb6 gene encoding ATP-binding cassette sub-family B member 6 isoform X1: MVTVGNYCEAEGPAGPAWTQNGLSPCFFYTLVPSTLMTLGVLALVLVLPCRRREVPAGTEELSWAAGPRVAPYALQLSLAILQMALPLASLAGRVGTARGVRLPGYLLLASVLESLASACGLWLLVVERSQARQSLAMGVWMKFRHSLGLLLLWTVTFAAENLVLVSWNSPQWWWSRADLGQQVQFGLWVLRYMTSGGLFILGLWAPGLRPQSYTLHVNEEDQDGGRNQGRSTDPRSTWRDLGRKLRLLSGYLWPRGSPSLQLTVLLCMGLMGLDRALNVLVPIFYRDIVNLLTSKAPWSSLAWTVTTYVFLKFLQGGGTGSTGFVSNLRTFLWIRVQQFTSRGVELRLFSHLHELSLRWHLGRRTGEVLRIVDRGTSSVTGLLSYLVFNIIPTLADIIIGIIYFSMFFNAWFGLIVFLCMSLYLILTIMVTEWRAKFRRDMNTQENATRARAVDSLLNFETVKYYNAEGYELERYREAILKFQGLEWKSTASLVLLNQTQNMVIGFGLLAGSLLCAYFVSERRLQVGDFVLFGTYITQLYMPLNWFGTYYRMIQTNFIDMENMFDLLKEETEVKDVPGAGPLRFHKGRVEFENVHFSYADGRETLQDVSFTVMPGQTVALVGPSGAGKSTILRLLFRFYDISSGCIRIDGQDISQVTQISLRSHIGVVPQDTVLFNDTIANNIRYGRVTAGDSEIQAAAQAAGIHDAILSFPEGYETQVGERGLKLSGGEKQRVAIARTILKAPDIILLDELFL, from the exons atggtgactgtgggcaactACTGCGAGGCCGAAGGGCCGGCGGGGCCGGCATGGACTCAGAATGGCTTGAGTCCCTGCTTCTTCTACACTCTAGTGCCCTCGACACTCATGACTTTGGGGGTACTGGCCTTGGTGCTGGTTCTTCCCTGCAGGCGTCGGGAGGTGCCTGCTGGCACAGAGGAGCTATCTTGGGCGGCTGGCCCTCGGGTCGCTCCCTATGCGCTGCAGCTGTCTCTGGCGATACTTCAGATGGCACTGCCCCTGGCCAGTCTGGCTGGCCGAGTGGGCACTGCTCGGGGGGTCCGCCTGCCAGGTTACCTACTGCTGGCTTCTGTGCTGGAGAGTCTAGCCAGTGCCTGTGGCTTGTGGCTGCTCGTGGTGGAACGGAGCCAGGCACGGCAGAGTCTGGCAATGGGCGTCTGGATGAAGTTCAGGCATAGCTTGGGTCTTCTGCTCCTCTGGACTGTGACATTTGCAGCCGAGAACTTGGTCCTGGTATCTTGGAACAGCCCACAGTGGTGGTGGTCCAGGGCAGATCTGGGCCAGCAG GTTCAATTTGGCCTATGGGTCCTGCGTTATATGACCTCTGGAGGGCTATTTATCCTGGGGCTCTGGGCCCCTGGACTTCGCCCCCAGTCTTATACCCTACATGTTAATGAAGAAGACCAAGATGGAGGAAGGAACCAG GGCCGCTCAACAGACCCACGATCCACTTGGAGAGACCTCGGCAGGAAGCTTCGACTGCTGAGTGGCTACTTGTGGCCTCGGGGGAGTCCATCTCTGCAGCTGACTGTGCTCCTATGCATGGGCCTCATGGGGTTGGACCGAGCACTCAATGTGTTGGTCCCCATCTTCTATAGGGACATTG TGAACTTACTGACTTCGAAGGCTCCTTGGAGCTCCCTGGCCTGGACCGTTACCACCTATGTCTTCCTCAAGTTCCTGCAGGGGGGTGGCACTGGCAGTACAG GTTTTGTGAGCAACCTTCGAACCTTCCTGTGGATCCGGGTGCAGCAGTTCACGTCCCGAGGTGTGGAACTCCGTCTCTTCTCTCATCTGCATGAACTCTCACTGCGCTGGCACCTGGGCCGTCGGACTGGGGAGGTGCTTCGGATTGTGGACCGGGGAACATCCAGTGTCACAGGACTGCTCAG CTACCTGGTGTTCAACATCATCCCCACCCTGGCCGACATCATCATTGGCATCATCTACTTCAGCATGTTCTTCAATGCCTGGTTTGGCCTCATTGTGTTCCTGTGCATGAGTCTTTACCTCA TCCTCACTATTATGGTCACTGAGTGGAGAGCCAAGTTTCGCCGTGATATGAACACACAGGAAAATGCCACCCGGGCACGAGCAGTAGACTCTCTGCTAAACTTTGAGACG GTGAAATACTACAATGCGGAGGGTTATGAGTTAGAACGCTATCGAGAGGCCATCCTCAAGTTTCAG GGTTTGGAGTGGAAGTCAACGGCTTCACTGGTTTTACTGAATCAGACCCAGAACATGGTGATTGGATTTGGGCTCCTTGCTGGCTCCTTGCTTTGTGCATACTTCGTCAGCGAGCGACGGCTACAG GTTGGGGACTTTGTGCTTTTTGGCACTTATATCACCCAACTGTACATGCCTCTCAACTGGTTCGGCACCTACTACAG AATGATCCAGACTAACTTCATTGACATGGAGAACATGTTTGACTTGTTGAAAGAGGAAACAGAG GTGAAGGACGTCCCTGGAGCAGGGCCCCTTCGTTTTCATAAGGGCCGGGTTGAGTTTGAAAATGTGCACTTCAGCTACGCTGATGG GCGGGAGACCTTACAAGATGTGTCCTTCACTGTGATGCCTGGACAGACGGTGGCTCTG GTAGGCCCATCTGGGGCAGGAAAGAGCACAATTTTACGCCTGCTGTTTCGCTTCTATGACATCAGCTCTGGCTGCATCCGAATAGATGGACAGGACATTTCACAG GTAACCCAGATCTCTCTCCGGTCTCACATTGGAGTTGTGCCCCAGGACACTGTCCTCTTCAACGACACCATTGCCAACAATATCCGCTATGGCCGTGTTACAGCTGGGGACAGTGAGATACAGGCTGCTGCTCAGGCTGCGGGCATCCATGATGCCATCTTGTCTTTCCCTGAAG GGTATGAGACACAGGTTGGGGAGCGGGGTCTGAAGCTGAGTGGTGGCGAGAAGCAGCGAGTGGCCATTGCCCGCACCATCCTTAAGGCTCCTGACATCATTCTGCTGGATGAG CTCTTTCTGTAG